GTGCGGTCTGGCTGACCGACCTGGCGCGTACTCAACTCACCCACGTTCTCGGCCATGACGGACCTGCGGCTGTCGATGCCGTCGGCTCGCCGGCCGACCTCGGCCTCACCTTCGGCGCCGCCTCCATGTCCGCGGACGACTGCAGGTGGTCAGCGGGCCACAGCTGCCCGCCGCTTCAGCCGCCCATCTGCACGAACACCTTTTCCACGCGAACGCCCCCGAGCCGCACGACACTCCCAAGGACACGTCTATGGACCCTGTGACATCGAACGAGAAGAAACCCGTGGTGATCGTCGGAGCCGGGCCGTGCGGCCTGGCGGCCGCCTGCGAACTGCTTCAACTGGGCGTCCCCGTGCGGGTGCTGGAGAAGGAGTCCGAGCCTGGCGCCGGAACGCGCGCGATCCAGCTGTGGCCCCCGGCCCTGGAGGTCCTCGACCGGGTCGGCGTGCTTGCCGATGCACGTCGAAGGGGCGTGCGCATCAAGGCCAACGAGTACCACCTCGCCGGAGGCCGTCGGCTGCGCATCATGCTCGGTGACGAGAACGAGCCGCTCATTCTGCCGCAGGAGCAGACCACCCAGCTGTTGGAAGAGGCATTGGAGCGGCTGGGCGGCCGCGTCGAGCGCTCCATGAGAGTCGTCGCTGTCGAATCCGGCCCCGGCTCCGTCTCCGTCAAGGCGCATGGACCCGACGGAGTGGAGCTGATCGAGGCGGATTGGCTGATTGGTGCCGACGGCGTACACAGCGTGGTGCGCGAACAGTTGGGCATCGAATTCGCCGGCGAGCGCGTGCCGATGACCCTCATGGTCGCCGAAGGCCGGGTGGCCGGGCGGTACGACCGTGCGAGTGCCCATTTCTTCCTCGGCCGGACCGGCTCGGCGGTGTTCGTGCCGATGCCCGGCGACACGGTCCGCATCGCCGGCGCCATTCCTCCAGACGTCTCGCTGACCAGCAAGACCGTCCAGGAAATCCTCGACGAGCGCGGGCCGGGTGCGCTGCGCGTGGAAGAGCTGGACCTGGTCACCACCTTCGGCAGCTCGGAGCGCATCGCGGCGACCTTCAGGGAGGGCCGCTGCTTTCTCGTCGGCGACGCGGCCCACACCCATGTGCCGTTGGGCAGTCAAGGACTCAGCCTCGGCCTCCAGGATGTGCACAACCTCGCGTGGAAGCTCGCCGGCGTCATCGACGGACGGCTCGACCCACGCGTCCTTGACACCTACGACGCCGAACGCCGCCAAGCTGCCGGGCAGATCGTTCGCATGATCCATCAGGGGGCCGCGATCCTCACCGTCGGCCCGCTTGCCGCCCGCGTACGCAATGTGGTGTGCGACGCGCTGCAGGCCACAGGCACCCTGAGGCGTCGGCTCATCCCTCGGCTCGCGGGCTGGCGTACCAGTTACCCGAACGTGCTGCTGGGTCCGGACCCGATCGGCGCCCGTGGTCCGCGACGCCGTGTTTCGCGCCGCCGGATGCCTCAGCCGGGTTCGCGGATACCGCACGACGTCCCCGCGCAGCGGTCTGCGGTCACCGGCGGACTCCAGTTGTTGACCACCGGAGCACCGACGACACCGCTGGCCGCCAGGGCGCGGGAAACGGCACGTCGGAGACCGTCCGTGCTCACCCACGAGCATCGGCCAAGCGGAAGGACCGGATTCATGTTGTTGCGCCCGGACGGCTACGTCGCCGCAACTGGCAGGACCACAGCCGAACTCGACCGTCTGGAGCGGGTGCTGGAAGCACGACTGATTCCCGGAGGCGGTGAGAGCCATGCGGTCTGAGCGCGCACTGCCGGAGGTTCTCGGCGGGGTTGACCTGACGGATCAGTCGAGGTTCGCGGGCTTCCCGTACGAGCTTTTCGCTCGGCTGCGTCGTGAGGCTCCGGTCCTTCTCCACCCTCCGGGACGCACGGCTGACGGAGAGGACTTCTGGGTGCTGAGTCGCTACGCGGACATCGCGGCGGCGGCGGCGAACCCGGCGCTCTCCTCAGAGACGGGCGGCGACCGCAAGGGGGGCGGCACCCATTTGGACGACATGCCGTT
The DNA window shown above is from Streptomyces sp. NBC_01451 and carries:
- a CDS encoding FAD-dependent oxidoreductase, translated to MDPVTSNEKKPVVIVGAGPCGLAAACELLQLGVPVRVLEKESEPGAGTRAIQLWPPALEVLDRVGVLADARRRGVRIKANEYHLAGGRRLRIMLGDENEPLILPQEQTTQLLEEALERLGGRVERSMRVVAVESGPGSVSVKAHGPDGVELIEADWLIGADGVHSVVREQLGIEFAGERVPMTLMVAEGRVAGRYDRASAHFFLGRTGSAVFVPMPGDTVRIAGAIPPDVSLTSKTVQEILDERGPGALRVEELDLVTTFGSSERIAATFREGRCFLVGDAAHTHVPLGSQGLSLGLQDVHNLAWKLAGVIDGRLDPRVLDTYDAERRQAAGQIVRMIHQGAAILTVGPLAARVRNVVCDALQATGTLRRRLIPRLAGWRTSYPNVLLGPDPIGARGPRRRVSRRRMPQPGSRIPHDVPAQRSAVTGGLQLLTTGAPTTPLAARARETARRRPSVLTHEHRPSGRTGFMLLRPDGYVAATGRTTAELDRLERVLEARLIPGGGESHAV